The Meles meles chromosome 12, mMelMel3.1 paternal haplotype, whole genome shotgun sequence genome includes a window with the following:
- the HIC2 gene encoding hypermethylated in cancer 2 protein — MVSGPLALRWYAWAGRGDMGPDMELPSHSKQLLLQLNQQRTKGFLCDVIIMVENSIFRAHKNVLAASSIYFKSLVLHDNLINLDTDMVSSTVFQQILDFIYTGKLLPSDQPAEPNFSTLLTAASYLQLPELAALCRRKLKRAGKPFGSGRVGASGMGRPPRNQRLSTASVIQARYPALVDGRKGAHTPQELPQAKGSDDELFLGGSSQEGVHGLGRAVCPASGEAGLGSGSTNGSSGGCEQELGLDLSKKSPPLPPATPGPPLTPDDPAQLSDSQHGSPLSASAPPVANSASYAEMGGTPNEPMDLEGAEDNHLSLLEGPGGQPRKSLRHSARKKEWSKKEPRVGSPFERREAGPKGPCPGEEGEGLGDRVPNGILASSVGGGGPSGPYTEPPYPCKEEEENGKDGSEDSGQSGSEGGSGHAGTHYMYRQEGYETVSYGDNLYVCIPCAKGFPSSEQLNAHVETHTEEELFIKEEGAYETGSGGAEEEAEDLSAPSAAYAAEPRPFKCSVCEKTYKDPATLRQHEKTHWLTRPFPCNICGKMFTQRGTMTRHMRSHLGLKPFACDECGMRFTRQYRLTEHMRVHSGEKPYECQLCGGKFTQQRNLISHLRMHTSPS, encoded by the exons ATGGTTTCTGGGCCCCTGGCACTCCG GTGGTACGCGTGGGCGGGGCGTGGGGACATGGGGCCCGACATGGAGCTGCCCAGCCACTCCAAGCAGCTCCTGCTGCAGCTGAACCAGCAGAGGACGAAGGGCTTCCTGTGTGATGTCATCATCATGGTGGAGAACTCCATCTTCCGCGCCCACAAGAACGTCCTGGCCGCCAGCAGCATCTATTTCAAGTCCCTGGTCCTGCACGACAACCTCATCAACCTGGACACAGACATGGTCAGCTCCACAGTGTTCCAGCAGATCCTGGACTTCATCTACACGGGCAAGCTGCTGCCCAGTGACCAGCCGGCCGAGCCCAACTTCAGCACTCTCCTCACTGCCGCCAGCTACCTCCAGCTGCCCGAGTTGGCAGCGCTCTGCCGCCGTAAACTCAAGCGAGCCGGCAAGCCCTTCGGCTCTGGACGTGTGGGTGCCTCCGGCATGGGAAGGCCACCCCGCAACCAGCGGCTGTCCACGGCCTCTGTCATCCAGGCACGGTATCCAGCGCTCGTGGATGGACGCAAGGGGGCCCACACCCCCCAGGAGCTCCCCCAGGCCAAAGGCTCTGATGATGAACTCTTCCTTGGAGGCTCCAGCCAGGAGGGTGTCCATGGCCTGGGCCGGGCTGTCTGTCCAGCCAGCGGGGAGGCTGGCCTGGGCAGCGGCAGCACCAATGGGAGCAGTGGGGGCTGTgagcaggagctgggcctggacCTATCCAAGAAgagcccacccctgccccctgccacccCTGGTCCTCCCCTGACCCCTGACGACCCGGCCCAGCTGAGTGACAGTCAGCATGGCTCACCCctctcagcctctgcccctcctgttgcCAACAGTGCCTCTTACGCTGAAATGGGGGGCACCCCTAATGAGCCCATGGATCTAGAGGGGGCCGAGGACAACCACCTGAGCCTACTGGAGGGGCCCGGTGGGCAGCCCCGGAAGAGCCTGCGGCACTCGGCCCGCAAGAAGGAGTGGAGCAAGAAGGAGCCCAGGGTGGGGTCCCCCTTTGAGCGGAGGGAAGCGGGGCCCAAGGGCCCCTGCCCGGGGGAAGAGGGCGAGGGGCTAGGGGACAGGGTTCCCAATGGCATCCTGGCCAGCAGCGTTGGAGGGGGTGGCCCCAGTGGGCCCTACACGGAGCCCCCGTACCCctgcaaggaggaggaggagaacggCAAGGACGGGAGTGAGGACAGCGGGCAGAGCGGGAGTGAGGGGGGCAGTGGCCATGCTGGCACGCACTACATGTACCGGCAGGAGGGCTACGAGACCGTGTCCTATGGGGACAACCTATATGTGTGCATCCCCTGCGCCAAAGGCTTCCCCAGCTCCGAGCAGCTCAATGCCCATGTGGAGACACACACGGAGGAGGAGCTGTTCATCAAGGAGGAAGGTGCCTACGAGACGGGCAGTGGAGGTGCTGAGGAGGAGGCCGAGGACCTGTCGGCGCCCAGCGCGGCCTATGCGGCTGAGCCCCGGCCCTTTAAGTGCTCGGTGTGTGAGAAGACCTACAAGGACCCGGCCACGCTGCGGCAACACGAGAAGACGCACTGGCTGACGCGGCCCTTCCCCTGCAACATCTGCGGCAAGATGTTCACGCAGCGCGGCACCATGACGCGCCACATGCGCAGCCACCTGGGCCTCAAGCCGTTCGCCTGTGATGAGTGCGGCATGCGCTTCACGCGCCAGTACCGCCTCACCGAGCACATGCGCGTGCACTCGGGTGAGAAGCCCTATGAGTGCCAGCTCTGCGGGGGCAAATTCACCCAGCAGCGCAACCTCATCAGCCACCTGCGCATGCACACCTCCCCCTCCTAG
- the TMEM191C gene encoding transmembrane protein 191C isoform X1 codes for MADRQELLLQLQKDNRDGRLRKQELEELVRGLEAESESLTGRLQDLSERERNLRRKRSQVARSLRGEAREAARERAERARGLLEAAKRRHQDLEQQNRQLQEQWEELSSQLFYYGGEQLSQQRAEQRLGTQLTALQKQLELVEDKRAKQAENLRQGAQRTEEAWASFQEQSGVLQELQGKVMEAAAALDASRGGPELRCDSQPRRVQDCAGSLMEEVAKADCERRLFTGTGRSGIRLWALGALQTLLLLLLFFLALPLLYVMLVNPSALRRGLRHFVSDTALRRLRYTLSPLLELRARGLLPA; via the exons ATGGCAGACAGGCAGGAGCTGCTGCTGCAGCTGCAGAAGGACAACCGCGACGGGCGACTGCGGaagcaggagctggaggagctggTGCGCGGGCTCGAGGCCGAGAGCGAGAGCCTCACCGGGCGCCTGCAGGACCTGAGCGAGCGCGAGCGCAA CTTGCGGCGGAAGCGAAGCCAGGTGGCGCGGAGCCTGCGCGGGGAGGCGCGCGAGGCGGCGCGGGAGCGCGCGGAGAGAGCTCGCGGGCTGCTGGAAGCCGCGAAGCGGCGCCACCAGGACTTG GAGCAACAGAACCGGCAGCTGCAGGAGCAGTGGGAAGAGCTGTCGAGTCAG CTCTTCTACTACGGAGGGGAACAACTGAGTCAGCAGCGCGCAGAGCAGCGACTGGGGACTCAACTGACGGCGTTGCAG AAACAACTGGAGCTGGTGGAGGACAAGCGCGCCAAGCAGGCGGAGAACCTGCGGCAG GGCGCGCAGCGGACGGAGGAGGCCTGGGCCAGCTTTCAGGAGCAGAGCGGAGTCCTGCAG GAGCTGCAGGGAAAAGTGATGGAGGCAGCTGCTGCGCTGGACGCCTCGCGGGGCGGCCCGGAGCT CAGGTGCGACTCCCAGCCTCGTCGGGTGCAGGACTGCGCGGGCTCGCTCATGGAGGAGGTGGCCAAGGCTGACTGC GAGAGGCGGCTTTTCACGGGCACCGGCAGGTCTGGCATCAG GCTGTGGGCGCTGGGCGCGCTGCAGACGCTGCTGTTGCTCCTGCTCTTCTTCCTGGCGCTGCCGCTGCTCTACGTGATGCTAGTGAACCCCTCGGCCCTCCGCCGAGGACTCCGGCACTTTGTCTCGGACACCGCCTTACGCCGCCTGCGCTACACGCTGTCCCCGCTGCTCGAGCTGCGCGCGCGCGGCCTGCTGCCGGCCTAG
- the TMEM191C gene encoding transmembrane protein 191C isoform X2, whose amino-acid sequence MADRQELLLQLQKDNRDGRLRKQELEELVRGLEAESESLTGRLQDLSERERNLRRKRSQVARSLRGEAREAARERAERARGLLEAAKRRHQDLEQQNRQLQEQWEELSSQLFYYGGEQLSQQRAEQRLGTQLTALQKQLELVEDKRAKQAENLRQGAQRTEEAWASFQEQSGVLQELQGKVMEAAAALDASRGGPELCDSQPRRVQDCAGSLMEEVAKADCERRLFTGTGRSGIRLWALGALQTLLLLLLFFLALPLLYVMLVNPSALRRGLRHFVSDTALRRLRYTLSPLLELRARGLLPA is encoded by the exons ATGGCAGACAGGCAGGAGCTGCTGCTGCAGCTGCAGAAGGACAACCGCGACGGGCGACTGCGGaagcaggagctggaggagctggTGCGCGGGCTCGAGGCCGAGAGCGAGAGCCTCACCGGGCGCCTGCAGGACCTGAGCGAGCGCGAGCGCAA CTTGCGGCGGAAGCGAAGCCAGGTGGCGCGGAGCCTGCGCGGGGAGGCGCGCGAGGCGGCGCGGGAGCGCGCGGAGAGAGCTCGCGGGCTGCTGGAAGCCGCGAAGCGGCGCCACCAGGACTTG GAGCAACAGAACCGGCAGCTGCAGGAGCAGTGGGAAGAGCTGTCGAGTCAG CTCTTCTACTACGGAGGGGAACAACTGAGTCAGCAGCGCGCAGAGCAGCGACTGGGGACTCAACTGACGGCGTTGCAG AAACAACTGGAGCTGGTGGAGGACAAGCGCGCCAAGCAGGCGGAGAACCTGCGGCAG GGCGCGCAGCGGACGGAGGAGGCCTGGGCCAGCTTTCAGGAGCAGAGCGGAGTCCTGCAG GAGCTGCAGGGAAAAGTGATGGAGGCAGCTGCTGCGCTGGACGCCTCGCGGGGCGGCCCGGAGCT GTGCGACTCCCAGCCTCGTCGGGTGCAGGACTGCGCGGGCTCGCTCATGGAGGAGGTGGCCAAGGCTGACTGC GAGAGGCGGCTTTTCACGGGCACCGGCAGGTCTGGCATCAG GCTGTGGGCGCTGGGCGCGCTGCAGACGCTGCTGTTGCTCCTGCTCTTCTTCCTGGCGCTGCCGCTGCTCTACGTGATGCTAGTGAACCCCTCGGCCCTCCGCCGAGGACTCCGGCACTTTGTCTCGGACACCGCCTTACGCCGCCTGCGCTACACGCTGTCCCCGCTGCTCGAGCTGCGCGCGCGCGGCCTGCTGCCGGCCTAG
- the TMEM191C gene encoding transmembrane protein 191C isoform X3 translates to MADRQELLLQLQKDNRDGRLRKQELEELVRGLEAESESLTGRLQDLSERERNLRRKRSQVARSLRGEAREAARERAERARGLLEAAKRRHQDLEQQNRQLQEQWEELSSQLFYYGGEQLSQQRAEQRLGTQLTALQKQLELVEDKRAKQAENLRQGAQRTEEAWASFQEQSGVLQELQGKVMEAAAALDASRGGPELRCDSQPRRVQDCAGSLMEEVAKADCVSAGPDGAGGSGRGGRAGVGPAPHGGHPHPRGSASPRGPAP, encoded by the exons ATGGCAGACAGGCAGGAGCTGCTGCTGCAGCTGCAGAAGGACAACCGCGACGGGCGACTGCGGaagcaggagctggaggagctggTGCGCGGGCTCGAGGCCGAGAGCGAGAGCCTCACCGGGCGCCTGCAGGACCTGAGCGAGCGCGAGCGCAA CTTGCGGCGGAAGCGAAGCCAGGTGGCGCGGAGCCTGCGCGGGGAGGCGCGCGAGGCGGCGCGGGAGCGCGCGGAGAGAGCTCGCGGGCTGCTGGAAGCCGCGAAGCGGCGCCACCAGGACTTG GAGCAACAGAACCGGCAGCTGCAGGAGCAGTGGGAAGAGCTGTCGAGTCAG CTCTTCTACTACGGAGGGGAACAACTGAGTCAGCAGCGCGCAGAGCAGCGACTGGGGACTCAACTGACGGCGTTGCAG AAACAACTGGAGCTGGTGGAGGACAAGCGCGCCAAGCAGGCGGAGAACCTGCGGCAG GGCGCGCAGCGGACGGAGGAGGCCTGGGCCAGCTTTCAGGAGCAGAGCGGAGTCCTGCAG GAGCTGCAGGGAAAAGTGATGGAGGCAGCTGCTGCGCTGGACGCCTCGCGGGGCGGCCCGGAGCT CAGGTGCGACTCCCAGCCTCGTCGGGTGCAGGACTGCGCGGGCTCGCTCATGGAGGAGGTGGCCAAGGCTGACTGCGTGAGCGCGGGTCCGGACGGGGCGGGCGGGTCCGGACGGGGCGGGCGGGCTGGAGTCGGACCCGCTCCGCACGGGGGCCACCCGCACCCACGGGGCTCCGCCTCCCCTCGAGGGCCTGCCCCCTGA